One segment of Stenotrophomonas sp. SAU14A_NAIMI4_8 DNA contains the following:
- a CDS encoding chloride channel protein, whose amino-acid sequence MLPTASPSRLHLAFQGLRLRLRGSDLWFIALALVVGLIAGGLTLLQAGLARSLQASLYGLDDGIRLSSLPSLPWTALLVLPLGGLLVGLVSLAASRLKRPLLDAVEANALHGGRMSMRDNLIVLVQTLLSNGSGASVGLEASYTQMGAGSGSQLGRVMRLRRNDVRTLVGAGAAGAIAAAFGAPLAGAFYAFEIVIGAYTPSALAPVAVAALAGAFVADQAGMDAYLLPAAATIDVRAADYAIYGLLGCCCAMVGIVIMRLIASIEGGVKRSPLPAWGRPVVGGLLLIPLALASPQVLSSGHGALHLDLTTHLPLIWIGGLLTLKCLASGISLGFGFRGGLFFASLFMGTLVGALFAGLLALATGVPVIDATSAALAGMAALAAAVVGAPMTMAMLVLEGTHDFLLTSVVMSAVLVSSTLVRQWFGYSFSTWRMHLRGENIRSARDVGWIHTLSAGRMMRKGVATAPDSLDAATFRQRFPLGSGTRVILIDGEGHYAGIVQIARLFGDGVKADAPVTDFAENRDVALSASADVVSVMQRFDQTQADELAVVASDGQVLGVVSEAFVRKRYAEELDKRQRELMGERVDDSE is encoded by the coding sequence ATGTTGCCCACCGCTTCGCCATCGCGCCTGCATCTGGCCTTCCAGGGCCTGCGCCTGCGCCTGCGTGGCAGCGACCTGTGGTTCATTGCGCTGGCCCTGGTGGTGGGCCTGATCGCCGGCGGCCTGACCCTGCTGCAGGCCGGGCTGGCGCGCAGCCTGCAGGCCAGCCTGTATGGCCTGGACGACGGCATCCGGCTGAGCTCGCTGCCTTCCCTGCCGTGGACCGCGCTGCTGGTGCTGCCGCTGGGCGGCCTGCTGGTGGGCCTGGTCAGCCTGGCCGCCAGCCGCCTGAAGCGCCCGCTGCTGGACGCCGTGGAAGCCAATGCCCTGCACGGCGGCCGCATGTCGATGCGGGACAACCTGATCGTGCTGGTGCAGACCCTGCTGTCCAACGGCAGCGGCGCCTCGGTCGGGCTGGAAGCTTCGTACACGCAGATGGGCGCGGGCAGTGGTTCGCAGCTGGGCCGGGTGATGCGCCTGCGCCGCAATGATGTGCGCACCCTGGTGGGCGCCGGTGCGGCCGGGGCGATCGCCGCCGCCTTCGGCGCACCGCTGGCCGGCGCCTTCTATGCCTTCGAAATCGTCATTGGCGCATACACGCCCTCGGCCCTGGCGCCGGTGGCGGTGGCCGCGCTGGCCGGTGCCTTCGTGGCCGATCAGGCCGGCATGGATGCCTACCTGCTGCCGGCTGCCGCCACCATCGACGTGCGCGCGGCCGACTATGCGATCTACGGCCTGCTGGGTTGCTGCTGCGCAATGGTGGGCATCGTCATCATGCGCCTGATCGCCTCGATCGAAGGCGGAGTGAAGCGCAGCCCCCTCCCCGCCTGGGGCCGTCCGGTGGTGGGCGGCCTGCTGCTGATTCCGCTGGCGCTGGCCAGCCCACAGGTGCTGTCGTCCGGGCATGGCGCGCTGCACCTGGACCTGACCACCCACCTGCCGCTGATCTGGATCGGCGGGCTGCTGACCCTGAAGTGCCTGGCCTCGGGCATTTCGCTGGGCTTCGGCTTCCGCGGCGGGCTGTTCTTCGCCTCACTGTTCATGGGCACCCTGGTGGGCGCGCTGTTCGCCGGCCTGTTGGCACTGGCCACCGGCGTGCCGGTGATCGATGCCACCTCGGCCGCGCTGGCGGGCATGGCCGCACTGGCCGCGGCGGTGGTGGGCGCACCGATGACCATGGCCATGCTGGTGCTGGAAGGCACCCACGACTTCCTGCTGACCAGCGTGGTAATGAGCGCGGTGCTGGTATCGAGCACGCTGGTGCGGCAGTGGTTCGGCTACTCGTTCTCCACCTGGCGCATGCATCTGCGTGGCGAGAACATCCGCAGTGCCCGCGACGTGGGCTGGATTCATACCCTCAGCGCCGGGCGGATGATGCGCAAGGGCGTGGCCACCGCGCCGGACAGCCTGGACGCGGCCACCTTCCGCCAGCGCTTCCCGCTGGGCTCGGGCACCCGGGTGATCCTGATCGACGGCGAAGGCCACTACGCCGGCATCGTGCAGATTGCCCGCCTGTTCGGCGACGGGGTGAAGGCCGATGCACCGGTCACCGATTTCGCCGAGAACCGTGACGTGGCCCTGTCGGCCAGCGCCGACGTGGTGAGCGTGATGCAGCGCTTCGACCAGACCCAGGCCGATGAGCTGGCCGTGGTGGCCAGCGATGGCCAGGTACTGGGCGTGGTATCCGAGGCGTTCGTGCGCAAGCGCTATGCCGAAGAACTGGACAAGCGCCAGCGCGAACTGATGGGCGAACGGGTGGACGACAGCGAATAG
- a CDS encoding OmpA family protein: protein MKPHRILQSRRIVAWLVLLLVAGLLAACRSHAPAGDGPAEANVVFPEARKASLKEGIYPDIADLRRFAPGMSKRQLYTLLGTPHFNEGMWGVRQWNYLFNFRTAQGAEYFTCQFQVRFDDKGIAQGGYWKPESCAAVLDPPRPPPPPQAAALPEQPLHLSADALFAFDSAALSANGQQVVQGVLGQVREASQVQSIQVVGYTDRIGSAAYNQHLSQRRAEAVRSALVQGGVPGTSIRAEGRGAADPLVQCTQRDRAQLIACLAPNRRVQIAGVAQPH from the coding sequence ATGAAACCGCATCGCATCCTGCAATCGCGCCGCATCGTGGCCTGGCTTGTGCTGTTGCTGGTGGCCGGCCTGCTGGCCGCCTGCCGCAGCCACGCGCCGGCCGGCGATGGCCCGGCCGAAGCCAACGTGGTCTTCCCGGAGGCACGCAAGGCCTCGCTGAAGGAGGGCATCTATCCGGACATCGCCGATCTGCGCCGGTTCGCACCGGGCATGAGCAAGCGCCAGCTGTACACCCTGCTGGGCACGCCGCACTTCAACGAGGGCATGTGGGGCGTGCGCCAGTGGAATTACCTGTTCAACTTCCGCACCGCGCAGGGCGCCGAATACTTCACCTGCCAGTTCCAGGTCCGCTTCGATGACAAGGGCATTGCCCAGGGCGGTTACTGGAAGCCCGAATCGTGCGCCGCCGTGCTCGACCCGCCGCGCCCGCCGCCGCCGCCGCAGGCCGCCGCGCTGCCGGAACAGCCGCTGCATCTGTCCGCCGATGCGCTGTTTGCCTTCGACAGCGCCGCCCTGAGCGCCAACGGGCAGCAGGTGGTGCAGGGCGTGCTGGGGCAGGTGCGTGAAGCCAGCCAGGTGCAGTCCATCCAGGTGGTGGGCTACACCGACCGCATCGGCAGCGCCGCGTATAACCAGCACCTGTCGCAGCGGCGCGCCGAGGCCGTGCGCAGTGCGCTGGTCCAGGGCGGGGTCCCTGGCACCAGCATCCGTGCGGAAGGACGCGGCGCTGCCGACCCCCTGGTGCAGTGCACGCAGCGCGATCGCGCCCAGCTGATCGCGTGCCTGGCGCCGAACCGGCGCGTACAGATCGCCGGTGTGGCGCAGCCGCATTGA
- a CDS encoding TonB-dependent siderophore receptor — MPTPTLRPGARLPLAAALALCLTATAQAQDSATTLDSIQVSGSWLGTGLHDSVKRFAGARTVVDRQSIDASGAASIGDAMRRIPGVQVTDNSGTAGSSISLNIGVRGLTGRYSPRSTVLLDGVPLAVAPYGQPQLSFAPASLSNIESIDVVRGGGAVRYGPQNVGGIINFSTRAIPTEAGLHGEAGVRYSANDHGGGDSTQYNAFLGGTADNGLGMALLYSGQDGRGWRQGSDDRFDDLALKFAYALDERQQLRAKLSYYNVRSLTPGGLTRAQYEADPFQNTRPTDFWKGHRAGIDLGYTNTLSDTREFEVLAYYNESNRASALINAANTQITVQPRDYRVLGVEPRHTQRLQWGSTVHDVTAGYRFLRERGNDRSYTITRRTGAESATTRFNNATDAHSFYIDDRIAVGQWRITPGVRMEWIDMDRRQAGGAATFSSRNDKALPSLNIAYLLTPQLTVFGNYTTSFGPVQNIQLNSQTASNPLNPEVAKTTELGARWQDGALRAEVTVFKMRFDNQILQVPGITPATFQNIGATDHKGVESAVAYQFAEDSALAGLELYANYTWTKAIQQSGDNRGLDVPFYSRDTDSVGARYALSGWTFNLSSTHQSGQFSDAANTWAESADARVGRVPGVRLWNAQLAWQVPGLGDSEIALGVNNLADKRWYTRNVDGNAGRMVAAPRTFYVQGRYHF; from the coding sequence ATGCCTACCCCTACCCTGCGCCCCGGCGCGCGCCTGCCGCTGGCCGCCGCCCTTGCCCTGTGCCTGACTGCCACCGCCCAGGCGCAGGACAGCGCCACCACCCTGGACAGCATCCAGGTCTCGGGCAGCTGGCTGGGCACCGGCCTGCACGACAGCGTCAAGCGTTTCGCCGGCGCCCGCACCGTGGTCGACCGGCAGAGCATCGACGCCAGCGGCGCGGCCAGCATCGGCGATGCCATGCGCCGCATTCCTGGTGTGCAGGTGACCGACAATTCCGGTACCGCCGGCAGCTCGATTTCGCTGAACATCGGCGTGCGCGGCCTCACCGGCCGCTACTCGCCGCGCTCCACCGTGCTGCTGGACGGCGTGCCGCTGGCGGTGGCGCCGTACGGCCAGCCGCAGCTCTCCTTCGCGCCCGCCAGCCTGTCCAACATCGAATCGATCGACGTGGTGCGTGGCGGCGGCGCGGTGCGCTACGGACCGCAGAACGTGGGCGGCATCATCAACTTCAGCACCCGCGCCATTCCTACCGAAGCCGGCCTGCACGGCGAGGCCGGTGTGCGCTACAGCGCCAATGACCACGGCGGCGGTGACAGCACCCAATACAACGCCTTCCTGGGCGGCACCGCGGACAACGGACTGGGCATGGCCCTGCTGTACTCCGGCCAGGATGGCCGCGGCTGGCGCCAGGGCAGCGACGACCGCTTCGACGATCTGGCGCTGAAGTTCGCCTATGCGCTGGACGAGCGCCAGCAGCTGCGCGCCAAGCTGTCCTACTACAACGTGCGTTCGCTCACTCCCGGCGGCCTGACCCGCGCCCAGTACGAAGCCGACCCGTTCCAGAACACCCGCCCGACCGATTTCTGGAAGGGCCACCGCGCCGGCATCGACCTGGGTTACACCAACACCCTGTCCGATACCCGCGAATTCGAAGTACTGGCGTATTACAACGAAAGCAACCGCGCCAGCGCGCTCATCAACGCCGCCAACACGCAGATCACCGTGCAGCCGCGCGACTACCGCGTGCTGGGCGTCGAGCCGCGCCATACCCAGCGCCTGCAGTGGGGCAGCACCGTGCATGACGTGACCGCCGGCTACCGCTTCCTGCGCGAACGCGGCAACGACCGCAGCTACACCATCACCCGCCGCACCGGCGCGGAAAGTGCCACCACCCGCTTCAACAACGCCACCGACGCGCATTCGTTCTACATCGACGACCGCATTGCCGTGGGCCAGTGGCGCATCACCCCGGGCGTGCGCATGGAATGGATCGACATGGACCGCCGCCAGGCCGGTGGCGCGGCCACCTTCAGCAGCCGCAACGACAAGGCGCTGCCGTCGCTGAACATCGCCTACCTGCTGACCCCGCAGTTGACCGTGTTCGGCAACTACACCACCTCGTTCGGGCCGGTGCAGAACATCCAGTTGAATTCGCAGACCGCCAGCAACCCGCTGAACCCGGAAGTGGCCAAGACCACCGAACTGGGTGCGCGCTGGCAGGACGGTGCGCTGCGCGCGGAAGTGACCGTGTTCAAGATGCGCTTTGACAACCAGATCCTGCAGGTGCCGGGCATCACCCCGGCCACCTTCCAGAACATCGGCGCCACCGACCACAAGGGCGTGGAAAGCGCCGTGGCTTATCAGTTCGCCGAAGACAGCGCGCTGGCCGGGCTGGAGCTGTACGCGAACTACACCTGGACCAAGGCGATCCAGCAGTCCGGTGACAACCGCGGCCTGGATGTGCCGTTCTATTCGCGCGACACCGACAGCGTGGGCGCCCGCTATGCCCTGTCGGGCTGGACCTTCAACCTGTCCAGCACCCACCAGAGCGGCCAGTTCTCCGATGCCGCCAACACCTGGGCCGAGAGCGCCGATGCGCGCGTGGGCCGCGTGCCCGGCGTGCGCCTGTGGAACGCGCAGTTGGCCTGGCAGGTGCCGGGGCTGGGCGACAGCGAGATTGCGCTGGGCGTGAACAACCTGGCCGACAAGCGCTGGTACACCCGCAACGTGGACGGCAATGCCGGCCGCATGGTGGCCGCACCGCGCACGTTCTACGTGCAGGGCCGTTACCACTTCTGA